One segment of Gadus chalcogrammus isolate NIFS_2021 chromosome 8, NIFS_Gcha_1.0, whole genome shotgun sequence DNA contains the following:
- the LOC130387963 gene encoding zinc finger BED domain-containing protein 4-like yields MELNEWERLQCFGHRLQLAIENSLKNLTPTSTRQAVERAVGVCKRVVSAFSNSWKRRRELAKAQAALGLPHHQLITETPTRWGSRQQMVARFLEQEKALSQVLLADKKARHLVPSWQDVSILDSLNKALGPLFEFTDALSGEKYVSVSFLKPVLHLFNDQILSPKEGETELTKAVKGGVLKYLNEKYDDAATNNILDMATLVDPRFKTTYLRENRAEYMKNRAVTELLEKTLASYFKKAVPASAHTRLGNRESIELEVAMYLQAPGPASEADPLEWWKQHEQLNEHVSLVMLKIKRTTEICVIVVQVVMDHTFKYTPIQ; encoded by the exons ATGGAACTGAATGAGTGGGAACGATTGCAGTGCTTTGGTCACCGTCTACAGCTAGCCATCG AGAATTCTCTAAAAAACCTCACCCCAACATCCACAAGGCAGGCTGTGGAGAGAGCAGTGGGTGTCTGCAAGAGAGTGGTGAGTGCCTTCTCCAACTcttggaagaggagaagggaacTGGCCAAAGCCCAAGCAGCACTGGGCTTGCCTCACCACCAGTTAATCACGGAAACACCCACCAGGTGGGGGTCCCGCCAGCAGATGGTTGCACGGTTCTTGGAGCAGGAGAAAGCCCTTTCACAGGTCCTCCTTGCAGATAAGAAG GCAAGACATCTGGTTCCGAGCTGGCAAGATGTGTCAATCCTAGACTCGCTGAACAAAGCCCTGGGCCCTCTGTTTGAATTTACCGATGCATTGTCGGGGGAGAAATATGTGAGCGTATCCTTTCTCAAGCCGGTGCTGCATTTGTTCAATGATCAAATCCTCAGCCCAAAAGAAGGGGAAACGGAGCTCACCAAAGCAGTCAAAGGAGGTGTGCTGAAATACCTCAATGAGAAGTACGATGATGCAGCCACAAACAACATCCTCGACATGGCAACACTGGTGGACCCCAGGTTCAAGACAACTTACCTGAGGGAAAACCGTGCGGAGTACATGAAGAACCGAGCTGTCACAGAGCTGCTGG AAAAGACCTTGGCCAGCTACTTTAAGAAGGCAGTTCCAGCCAGCGCCCACACCCGCCTGGGCAACAGAGAAAGCATCGAACTGGAGGTCGCCATGTACCTCCAGGCACCTGGGCCTGCTTCAGAGGCAGACCCACTGGAGTGGTGGAAGCAGCATGAG CAATTGAATGAACATGTTTCTCTTGTGATGCTGAAAATAAAGAGAACAACTGAAATCTGCGTAATTGTGGTACAGGTCGTGATGGATCACACTTTTAAGTACACCCCTATCCAGTAG
- the LOC130388262 gene encoding uncharacterized protein LOC130388262: protein MSNLTHIHQRVEEHEKSQLHRGCAEAYFLRSSRSTIQDLLMGPQMSLHREQVRRRRQVLERIIDVIKLIGKRGLSYRGRQKEAAYTLDDDTIDHGNFLEITVLLGKYDVCLKEHLTLCIEKSKKIHQSGSTKGRGALVTLLSKTTIDYIITTIQRLMKSAIAAEVRKSGMYSVQIDTTQDITAHDQCSVVIRYVTDTVHERLVAVTRCEASTGQYFAQLVNGVLVAMDLDVKQCIGNSTDGASNMQGQYKGFSALLSEKCPTQIHVWCYSHILNLVLTDTTQCVLASGSLFSLMNHIAVFFRESYQRMNIWEKESKDPRRRRLTSIGET from the coding sequence ATGTccaacctcacacacatacaccagagAGTTGAAGAGCATGAGAAGAGCCAACTACACAGAGGTTGCGCTGAGGCATATTTTCTCCGATCTTCAAGAAGCACGATCCAGGACCTTCTCATGGGACCTCAGATGTCACTTCACAGAGAGCAAGTCCGCAGAAGGCGACAAGTGTTGGAGCGCATTATAGATGTAATAAAGCTCATCGGCAAAAGAGGTTTGAGCTACAGAGGCAGGCAGAAAGAGGCAGCATACACACTGGATGACGACACTATTGACCATGGTAACTTTTTGGAAATAACAGTTTTACTGGGAAAATATGATGTTTGTCTCAAGGAACACCTCACTCTCTGCATCGAAAAGAGCAAGAAGATTCACCAGTCTGGTTCAACAAAAGGTAGAGGTGCCCTTGTCACTCTCCTATCCAAAACGACCATCGActacatcatcaccaccattcaACGCCTCATGAAAAGTGCCATCGCTGCTGAAGTCCGGAAATCTGGAATGTACTCGGTCCAGATCGACACCACACAGGACATCACAGCCCATGATCAGTGCTCTGTTGTCATACGGTATGTGACAGACACTGTTCATGAGCGACTAGTTGCTGTGACCAGATGTGAGGCTTCCACTGGGCAGTACTTTGCCCAACTTGTGAATGGCGTGCTGGTGGCCATGGATCTGGATGTGAAGCAGTGTATTGGGAATTCCACCGATGGGGCCTCCAATATGCAAGGCCAATATAAAGGCTTCTCTGCATTGCTCTCTGAAAAGTGCCCAACACAAATCCATGTGTGGTGCTATTCACACATATTAAATCTTGTGCTGACAGACACAACACAGTGTGTGCTGGCAAGTGGCTCTCTTTTTTCACTTATGAACCACATCGCTGTCTTCTTCAGAGAGTCCTACCAGAGGATGAACATCTGGGAAAAGGAGAGCAAAGACCCAAGACGCAGACGTCTCACCTCTATAGGAGAAACGTGA